The DNA sequence ATATCAGTACCCTATGGGGCACCTCAAAACAGGAACCATGGCCAAAGAAAGTGGTTCTATAATTTTAGCCCCGCTTCTCAATCTATCGGGATAAATATTCCGTCTGCTAAGCTATACCCTCGGAGACTTTTAAATATCGAATATCTGAATTTCGAGTGGATGGCTACTCTTTTACACTGCCTAACATGATTCCCTCAATATAGAACCGTTGTAAAGCCAAAAAGACAATGATAACCGGCAATACTGTAATCACGGCCCCGGCCATCATCAATTCTGTGTCTTGAGCATGCTCACCTGAAAGATTTGCCATTGCTACAGGAAGGGTATACATGTTCTCACGTGTCATGATAATGAGAGGCCACATAAAATCATTCCAGGTACCCATGAAAGTAAATAGTCCCAGGGTAACCAGGATTGGCTTTGCCAGCGGTAGAACAATTTTCCAATAAATTTGAAAATCGCTGGCACCATCCAAACGAGCTGCCTCAATGAGAGAGTCCGGCAGTGAGGTGATATACTGTCGGATTAGGAAGATGCCAAAAATACTGGCCATTCCCGGAATAATTACTCCGAGATAGCTGTTAATCAATCCCAACTGATTCATCATCAGAAACAGGGGCAACATGGTTACCTGAGCCGGGATGATCATCGCCGCCAACAGTAGTTTGAACAGACTCTCCTTACCAGGAAAATGGAATTTGGCGAAGGCGAAACCAGCCATGGAATTCACCAGGAGAGAAAGCGCTGTGATGCTGGCAGAGAGGATCAGACTGTTGAGAAAGTAGCGTACGATATTCATCGATATAAACAAACGCAGATAATGTTCCAGGCTAAAAGACTCTGGAATGAGGTGGGGCGGGAACTGGTTGGCCTCCCCTTGCTGCATGAAAGAAGCTGAAACCATCCAGACGAAGGGAATCAATGTCATCAGGGCAACGGTAACAGCGAGTATGTGTATCAGAATTTTATTCCCGTTCATGCTCTACACTCCACTGTACTGTTTTTGGACGCGCAGCTGGACAAGGGTTGCTATAAAAAGTATGAGGAATAAAACAAAGGCCAGGGCAGCTGAATAGCCCATTCGCCACCAGCGAAAACCCTCCTGATACATGAGGAGAACAATACTTAGCGTAGCATTCATAGGGCCACCCTGGGTCATAACATAGGGTTCTGCAAAGAGCTGGAAATACCCAATGATGGTAATTATGGATACGAAAACTGTTGTTGGCATAAGCATGGGAAGCGTGATGTGGAGTAATTCCTGCCATTTCCCTGCACCATCTATCCGGGCAGATTCATAGAGTTCAGGGGGAATATTCTGTAAACCGGCAATAAAGATAATCATGTTGTAACCAAAATTCTTCCATACCGCCATGATAATGAGTGCCGGCATGGCCCATTTTGGATTCCCCAACCAATCAACAGTGCCAACACCTATGAGGCTCAAAAGATAATTCACTAAACCAAACGAGGGATGATAGATGTAACGCCATACAACAGCCACGGCGACCAGCGTGGTAACAACCGGGAGGAAATAAGCCAGTCTGAACAGGGACATGAAGCGAATAAGCTTGGAATTAAGCAGCAAAGCCGTGGCAAGAGAAAACATTAGGGATAGAGGTACGCCAATGAACACAAAATAGAGTGTGTTGCGCATGGCTTTCCAGAAAAGCGGATCGCTTAATAAATTTTTATAATTTTCCAGTCCTACAAATCGTGCATTAGAGCTATCTGCCAGGGAATAAATATCAAAATCGGTGAAACTCATCAGGAATGACGCTACCACTGGAATAAAGAAAAAAACAGCAATGAGTGAGAGTGCTGGTGCAAGAAATAGAGCAGGACTCATCCAGACCTTGAAAAAGGGCTTTATTTTCATATGCTTTTTTAGTTCCATCAATTTTGTCTAATCACGTGATAATAACCAGCGACGCTTCTCAAGAATTTTATTTACATCCTGATCCAGAAGCTCCATGGCTTCTTTGGATGTCCATTGTCCAAAAACCACATACTCCAGATACTGCTGAAGTTTCATGGCTATCTGCTCCCACTCTGGTACTTGGGGGGTCTTTTTTACTGATTCAAGTTGATGAAAAAAAGCTGCTGTTGGTCTCTTCCCCGACAACTCCAGGGAGGTCCAGCTTTCCACACGAGCTGGCAGATCACCTGTTTGGGCATAGAATTCGGATTGCACATCAGGTTGCGATAGATATTCGATCCAATCCCAGGCCAGATCTTTGTGCTTGGAGGAACGGAAAACTACCAAGGACGAACCACCAGCTAAAGAGAGTCCGGGATAATCTTCAACCCTGATGGCTGGCAAGGGGGCCGTGTCCCAGTCATCCTGCATCTGGGTTGGCAGTCTGAGTGTCATTTCTCCAATATTCCAGGGGCCGCTGATATACATTGCGAAGGTGTTTTCCTGGAAACCCTGATAAACGTTATTCACCTCTGTCATCCCTTTTGGTGCAAGTCCCTCCTGGAAGAATCGATCATAGATTTCAAGGCCCCGCAAGAATTCCGCACCTGAGAAAGTGCCATAGCTAGCTCTCTCCTTAAGAATTTCAGAACCCTGTTGCATCCCTAGAAAAATGGGTACCACCCATTCATTCAAGGGAAGGAATATTCCATATTTGGAATGCCCGTCTTTGACCAGTAGTCGGGATATCTCCAGCATATCTTCCCAGGTTTGTGGAGGTTTTTCCCAGCCTATTTTGTCAAGGAGATCACGTCGATAAAAAAGGACGCGAGTATCAACATACCAGGGAATCCCATAGAGTTTTTCCTCAATCCTGTTGGTTTCCCAGATACCTGGAAAATAGGAATCTGACGAGATCATATTCGATGAATCCACTGAATTGTCCAACGCTTCAAGGGCATTGAGCACTACAAATTCTGGGATCCAGGTGTTGCCCAATTGACAGATATCCGGCAAAGAATTACCGGCATAGGCGGTGAGGAGTTTCTCATGAGCTGCGGTCCAGGGAATGTTCTGGACCACCACGTGAACACCAGGATTTTCTGCTTCAAATCCTGCTACAAACTGACGAACGCTATTGCCCTCTGCGCCAAATGCCCAGAAATCCAGGTTGATGATTTTTGCATCGCCACTGTTACTGCAGCTTGATACAAGCACCAAGGCCAGTATCAAGCTGCAGAACAGCTTATTGGCAAACTGACGTGGATTATTGACCCTTATGATACACCTGCTCTCATCGAATCAGTAGCAACTTCCCGGATTCTTGTACATCCCCATTGTTCAGATGAAACAGATACATGCCACTGGCCACTTCCCGGCCTTGAGTGTTGGTGGCATCCCAGTAGAAAGTTCCTGCTCCAGCCCCCTGCTCTTGCCTGAGATTATAGATTTCATGTCCCAGCACATCGTAAATGATCAGATTCACAGGACCTGACTGAGGAAGCTGAAAGCGGATTCCAACCCGACTATTGAATGGATTTGGATAGCTACCAAGCAATTGGAATTGATAATCCTCCAACAGTGCCCCATCATCAGGCTGGATGGAAAGCGTCGTGTCCGGGATAAATCCCATTTCTTCCAGAGCTGGTATGATCTCTGGATTTCCCATGAACTCATTCCAGATAAGACCTGTGCGGTAATTCTCCATCATCACAATGATCGGTCCTTGATCAATGGCCAAATAGGAGCTTGAGTACCACTCATGGGTTTCATTGAAAGCATCATAAAAGCCAAAGGGACCAAAGATTCTTTCCCCATGGTCCGTATAAAAATGTTGGAGTGCAGCCATGGATTCCATGGGAGTATAGGGAAAACTGGATAGGGCTGCCGTAGGTGTAATGGTTCCATTGTCAC is a window from the Candidatus Neomarinimicrobiota bacterium genome containing:
- a CDS encoding carbohydrate ABC transporter permease encodes the protein MNGNKILIHILAVTVALMTLIPFVWMVSASFMQQGEANQFPPHLIPESFSLEHYLRLFISMNIVRYFLNSLILSASITALSLLVNSMAGFAFAKFHFPGKESLFKLLLAAMIIPAQVTMLPLFLMMNQLGLINSYLGVIIPGMASIFGIFLIRQYITSLPDSLIEAARLDGASDFQIYWKIVLPLAKPILVTLGLFTFMGTWNDFMWPLIIMTRENMYTLPVAMANLSGEHAQDTELMMAGAVITVLPVIIVFLALQRFYIEGIMLGSVKE
- a CDS encoding sugar ABC transporter permease, with the protein product MSPALFLAPALSLIAVFFFIPVVASFLMSFTDFDIYSLADSSNARFVGLENYKNLLSDPLFWKAMRNTLYFVFIGVPLSLMFSLATALLLNSKLIRFMSLFRLAYFLPVVTTLVAVAVVWRYIYHPSFGLVNYLLSLIGVGTVDWLGNPKWAMPALIIMAVWKNFGYNMIIFIAGLQNIPPELYESARIDGAGKWQELLHITLPMLMPTTVFVSIITIIGYFQLFAEPYVMTQGGPMNATLSIVLLMYQEGFRWWRMGYSAALAFVLFLILFIATLVQLRVQKQYSGV
- a CDS encoding sugar ABC transporter substrate-binding protein; protein product: MILALVLVSSCSNSGDAKIINLDFWAFGAEGNSVRQFVAGFEAENPGVHVVVQNIPWTAAHEKLLTAYAGNSLPDICQLGNTWIPEFVVLNALEALDNSVDSSNMISSDSYFPGIWETNRIEEKLYGIPWYVDTRVLFYRRDLLDKIGWEKPPQTWEDMLEISRLLVKDGHSKYGIFLPLNEWVVPIFLGMQQGSEILKERASYGTFSGAEFLRGLEIYDRFFQEGLAPKGMTEVNNVYQGFQENTFAMYISGPWNIGEMTLRLPTQMQDDWDTAPLPAIRVEDYPGLSLAGGSSLVVFRSSKHKDLAWDWIEYLSQPDVQSEFYAQTGDLPARVESWTSLELSGKRPTAAFFHQLESVKKTPQVPEWEQIAMKLQQYLEYVVFGQWTSKEAMELLDQDVNKILEKRRWLLSRD